In Halapricum desulfuricans, a single window of DNA contains:
- a CDS encoding YeaH/YhbH family protein, whose translation MGLRDDLERYREVGEKRRQDLAAFIQYGDLGNSRRDAVRIPIKIVDLPEFVYDRRDMGGVGQGDGAEEGDPVGQPQPGDGDEDGDPGEEGGDHEYYEMDPEEFAQELDERLGLDLEPKGKKVVEETEGDFTDITRTGPSSTLDFERLFKEGLKRKMAMDFDEEYVREALRVDGWGPATVYEWARSEHIPVSRAWIENAYEDLPADERDRWASVEEMEASVEHETTAQRIRREGLEEIPFRSEDERYRYPEVVETPERNVVVVNIRDVSGSMRQQKRELVERTFTPLDWYLQGKYDNAEFVYIAHDAEAWEVDREEFFGIRSGGGTRISSAYELAAAVLEQEYPYSEWNRYVFAAGDSENSSNDTEQQVIPLMEEIPANLHAYVETQPSGNAINATHAEEVERHFRNSDDVAVAYVTSPDDVVDAIYEVLSTEDES comes from the coding sequence ATGGGACTGAGAGACGACCTCGAGCGCTACCGGGAGGTGGGCGAGAAGCGCCGCCAGGATCTGGCGGCGTTCATCCAGTACGGCGATCTGGGGAACTCGCGGCGCGACGCCGTCCGGATCCCGATCAAGATCGTCGACCTCCCCGAGTTCGTCTACGACCGCCGCGACATGGGCGGAGTCGGGCAGGGCGACGGTGCCGAGGAGGGCGATCCCGTCGGCCAGCCACAGCCGGGCGACGGCGACGAAGACGGCGATCCCGGCGAGGAGGGCGGCGACCACGAGTACTACGAGATGGACCCCGAGGAGTTCGCACAGGAACTCGACGAACGGCTCGGACTGGACCTCGAGCCGAAAGGCAAGAAGGTCGTCGAGGAGACCGAGGGCGATTTCACCGACATCACCCGCACCGGTCCGTCCTCGACGCTTGACTTCGAGCGGCTGTTCAAGGAGGGGCTGAAGCGCAAGATGGCGATGGACTTCGACGAGGAGTACGTCAGGGAGGCGCTGCGCGTCGACGGCTGGGGACCGGCGACGGTCTACGAGTGGGCGCGCAGCGAGCACATCCCCGTCTCGCGGGCCTGGATCGAGAACGCCTACGAGGACCTGCCGGCCGACGAACGCGACCGCTGGGCCTCCGTCGAGGAGATGGAGGCGAGCGTCGAACACGAGACGACGGCCCAGCGGATCCGCCGGGAGGGACTGGAGGAGATCCCCTTCCGCAGCGAGGACGAACGCTACCGATACCCCGAAGTCGTCGAGACCCCCGAGCGAAACGTCGTCGTGGTCAACATCCGCGACGTCTCCGGGAGCATGCGCCAGCAGAAGCGCGAACTGGTCGAGCGGACGTTCACGCCGCTGGACTGGTATCTCCAGGGGAAATACGACAACGCCGAGTTCGTCTACATCGCCCACGACGCCGAGGCCTGGGAGGTCGACCGCGAGGAGTTCTTCGGCATCCGGTCCGGCGGCGGGACGCGCATCTCAAGCGCCTACGAACTCGCCGCGGCGGTCCTCGAGCAGGAGTATCCCTACAGCGAGTGGAACCGCTACGTCTTCGCCGCAGGCGACAGCGAGAACTCCAGCAACGACACCGAACAGCAGGTGATCCCGCTGATGGAGGAGATCCCGGCGAACCTCCACGCGTACGTCGAGACTCAGCCCTCGGGCAACGCGATCAACGCCACACACGCCGAGGAGGTCGAGCGCCACTTCCGGAACAGCGACGACGTGGCCGTCGCCTACGTCACCAGTCCCGACGACGTCGTCGACGCCATCTACGAGGTGCTCAGCACGGAGGACGAATCATGA
- a CDS encoding PrkA family serine protein kinase, whose protein sequence is MDGTDFIDAADRTLDRAYREPLSLPEYVDLILERPAVAAHASQYLLDAIEAAGTRTVIEEGEQTERYRFFDDPYNDGEHAILGNTDVLNAFVDDLRSIAARRGNDETIIWFTGPTATGKSELKRCLINGLRAYSKTDEGRRYTLEWNVSGAGETSGLTYGASHRENEDDWYESPVQTHPLSVFPESVREEVLDAVNDRLDHTTIHVDADLDPFSREAYDHLTEQYRRQGVEDLFSAVTDPDHLRVTNYVVDLGQGIGVLHSEDEGSPKERLVGSWMAGMLRELDSRGRKNPQAFSYDGVLSQGNGLLTIVEDAAQHADLLQRLLNVPDEAAVKLDKGIGMDVDTQLVVISNPDLEATLDQHADRGGEDPLKALKRRLTRHEFTYLTNLSLEAQLLRRELTTETAVWTADSWSALDERIRSAIAVEVDRGDGVRERELAPHALEAAALYDVVSRLDDSDLPADLGLVEKALLFDRGYLQDGDERRGAEAFAFDESAADGEHGIPVTYTRDVIADLLQEETDRHHAELPVEDVLMPRDVLNAMVQRLRTAPVFSPSETAEFEERVVPVKSRVFDRQESDVLAAIMYESGVTDETVEEYVEHVYAWATSERIENDRGESVAPDPLKMRVFEIEHLGRFTESDYRGNEPTDEVTAFRTEKVITALNRHAWHNRDDQFRVEDVTLTEIPVIESVLGSHDWTDVRRAFEDFDPRQWDDPPEDTETARIKARTIETMAEQFGYSEAAAELTSRHVMGQVSYRWD, encoded by the coding sequence ATGGACGGCACTGACTTCATCGATGCGGCCGATCGGACCCTCGACCGGGCCTACCGGGAGCCGCTGTCGCTGCCGGAGTACGTCGATCTGATCCTCGAACGGCCGGCGGTCGCCGCCCACGCCTCGCAGTACCTGCTCGACGCCATCGAGGCGGCCGGAACCCGAACCGTGATCGAGGAGGGCGAACAGACCGAGCGCTACCGGTTCTTCGACGACCCGTACAACGACGGCGAGCACGCGATCCTCGGCAACACCGACGTGCTGAACGCCTTCGTCGACGACCTGCGATCGATCGCGGCCCGGCGGGGCAACGACGAGACGATCATCTGGTTCACCGGCCCGACCGCGACCGGCAAGTCCGAACTGAAACGCTGTCTGATCAACGGACTCCGGGCGTACTCGAAGACCGACGAGGGCCGTCGATACACCCTCGAGTGGAACGTCAGCGGCGCGGGCGAGACGAGCGGGCTCACCTACGGTGCCAGCCACCGCGAGAACGAGGACGACTGGTACGAGAGCCCGGTCCAGACGCACCCGCTCTCGGTCTTCCCGGAATCGGTCCGCGAGGAGGTCCTCGACGCCGTCAACGACCGGCTCGACCACACGACGATCCACGTCGACGCCGATCTGGACCCGTTCTCGCGGGAAGCCTACGATCACCTGACCGAGCAGTACCGTCGACAGGGCGTCGAGGACCTGTTCTCGGCGGTGACCGACCCCGACCACCTGCGCGTGACCAACTACGTCGTCGACCTCGGTCAGGGGATCGGCGTCCTGCACAGCGAAGACGAGGGCAGCCCCAAGGAGCGACTCGTCGGGTCGTGGATGGCCGGCATGTTGCGCGAGCTGGACTCGCGTGGCCGGAAGAACCCGCAGGCGTTCTCCTACGACGGCGTGCTCAGTCAGGGCAACGGCCTGCTGACGATCGTCGAGGACGCCGCCCAGCACGCCGACCTCCTCCAGCGACTGCTGAACGTCCCCGACGAAGCAGCCGTCAAACTCGACAAGGGGATCGGCATGGACGTCGACACGCAACTGGTCGTCATCTCCAACCCCGATCTGGAGGCGACGCTCGACCAGCACGCCGATCGCGGGGGCGAGGACCCGCTGAAAGCCCTTAAGCGGCGGCTGACCAGACACGAGTTCACCTACCTGACGAACCTCTCGCTGGAGGCCCAGCTCCTTCGCCGGGAACTGACTACCGAGACGGCCGTCTGGACGGCCGATTCCTGGTCGGCACTGGACGAGCGCATCAGGAGTGCGATCGCTGTCGAGGTCGATCGCGGCGACGGCGTCCGCGAGCGCGAACTCGCGCCACACGCACTAGAGGCGGCCGCGCTGTACGACGTCGTCTCGCGACTAGACGATAGCGACCTCCCTGCTGACCTCGGACTCGTCGAGAAGGCGCTGCTGTTCGATCGCGGCTATCTCCAGGACGGCGACGAGCGCCGCGGGGCCGAGGCCTTCGCGTTCGACGAGAGCGCTGCCGACGGCGAGCACGGAATCCCCGTGACCTACACGCGCGACGTGATCGCCGATCTCCTCCAGGAGGAGACCGACCGCCACCACGCCGAGTTGCCGGTCGAGGACGTGCTCATGCCGCGGGACGTCCTGAACGCGATGGTCCAGAGACTCCGGACGGCTCCGGTCTTCTCGCCGTCCGAGACGGCCGAGTTCGAGGAGCGAGTCGTCCCGGTCAAGAGCCGGGTCTTCGACAGACAGGAGTCGGACGTCCTGGCAGCGATCATGTACGAGAGCGGCGTCACCGACGAGACCGTCGAGGAGTACGTCGAACACGTCTACGCCTGGGCGACCAGCGAGCGCATCGAGAACGACCGCGGGGAGTCCGTCGCCCCCGACCCGCTGAAGATGAGGGTCTTCGAGATCGAGCACCTCGGTCGGTTCACCGAGAGCGACTACCGCGGCAACGAGCCGACCGACGAGGTCACTGCGTTCCGAACGGAGAAGGTCATCACCGCGCTGAACCGCCACGCCTGGCACAACCGCGACGACCAGTTCCGGGTCGAGGACGTGACGCTGACCGAGATCCCGGTCATCGAGTCGGTGCTAGGCAGCCACGACTGGACGGACGTCAGGCGGGCCTTTGAGGACTTCGACCCGCGACAGTGGGATGATCCCCCGGAAGACACCGAGACGGCCCGGATCAAGGCGCGGACGATCGAGACGATGGCCGAGCAGTTCGGCTACAGCGAGGCCGCGGCCGAACTCACGAGCCGTCACGTCATGGGACAGGTGAGTTACCGATGGGACTGA
- a CDS encoding PrkA family serine protein kinase, with protein sequence MSEPESLSELSDEYRASIPSDLRDHHDFTWYLEQLYDEPRIARSAHQRVADMFDYYGTEYDEDAGLVEYKLASEDPVADGENTFYGRVIHESIHEFVNKVKSGARGLGPQKRIKLLLGPVGSGKSDFDRQVRRYFEDYTRREAGRMYTFRWTNLCDVIPDQDPADDTVRSPMNQDPLVLVPEGQRRTILDDVNEILDAPYTIRNEQSLDPASEFYMDRLLAYYDDDLETVLENHVEIVRLVADENMRQAVETFEPKDKKNQDETELTGDVNYSKIAIYGESDPRAFDYSGAFCNANRGLFSGEELLKLQREFLYDFLHATQEQTIKPKNNPRIDIDQVIVGRTNMPEYRDKKGDEKMEAFNDRTKRIDFPYVLSYEDEAMIYRKMLRNADLPDISVEPHTLEMAGLFGVLTRVEEPDASNVDLLQKAKAYNGESESDEVDVRKLREEGDAAAEISEGMDGVSPRFIGDEIAEAIMDSMHRDRAFLSPLATFTHLEENLENHGSIPEDRFDTYYRYLELVREEYRERAIEDVRHALAYDVEEIRRQGEKYMDHVMAYIDDDTVEDEITGREQEPDETFLRSVEEKLELPRDRKDDFRQEVANWVSRRAREGESFDPQDNDRLRRALERKLWEDKKHNINFSALVASGEMSEDERSAWIEALIDQGYSRDGAREVLEFAGAEVAKSEMEE encoded by the coding sequence ATGAGTGAACCGGAGTCGCTCTCGGAGCTGAGCGACGAGTACCGCGCGTCGATCCCGTCCGATCTGCGGGATCACCACGACTTCACGTGGTATCTCGAACAGCTCTACGACGAGCCGCGGATCGCTCGCAGCGCACACCAGCGGGTCGCGGACATGTTCGACTACTACGGCACCGAGTACGACGAGGACGCCGGTCTCGTCGAGTACAAACTGGCCTCCGAAGACCCCGTCGCCGACGGCGAGAACACCTTCTACGGCCGGGTCATCCACGAGTCGATCCACGAGTTCGTCAACAAGGTCAAAAGCGGCGCCCGCGGACTCGGGCCGCAAAAGCGGATCAAGCTCTTGCTGGGCCCGGTCGGTTCGGGCAAGTCCGACTTCGACCGGCAGGTCAGACGCTACTTCGAGGATTACACCCGCCGCGAGGCGGGCCGGATGTACACCTTCCGGTGGACGAACCTCTGTGACGTCATCCCCGATCAGGACCCCGCCGACGACACCGTCCGGTCGCCGATGAACCAGGACCCGCTCGTGCTGGTGCCGGAAGGTCAGCGCCGGACGATCCTGGACGACGTCAACGAGATCCTCGACGCACCGTACACGATCCGCAACGAGCAGAGCCTCGACCCGGCCAGCGAGTTCTACATGGACCGGCTGCTGGCGTACTACGACGACGATCTGGAGACTGTCCTGGAGAACCACGTCGAGATCGTCCGACTCGTCGCCGACGAGAACATGCGCCAGGCCGTCGAGACCTTCGAACCCAAAGACAAGAAAAACCAGGACGAGACCGAGTTGACCGGCGACGTCAACTACAGCAAGATCGCGATCTACGGCGAGTCGGACCCGCGGGCGTTCGACTACTCGGGAGCCTTCTGCAACGCCAACCGCGGGCTGTTCTCCGGCGAGGAACTGCTGAAACTCCAGCGGGAGTTCCTCTATGACTTCCTGCACGCCACTCAGGAACAGACGATCAAGCCCAAGAACAACCCCCGGATCGACATCGACCAGGTGATCGTCGGCCGGACGAACATGCCCGAATACAGGGACAAGAAGGGCGACGAGAAGATGGAGGCGTTCAACGACCGCACCAAGCGTATCGACTTCCCCTACGTGTTGAGCTACGAGGACGAGGCGATGATCTACCGGAAGATGCTGCGAAACGCCGACCTGCCGGACATCTCCGTCGAACCGCACACCCTGGAGATGGCGGGGCTGTTCGGCGTCCTGACCCGGGTCGAGGAACCCGATGCCAGCAACGTCGACTTGCTCCAGAAGGCCAAAGCCTACAACGGCGAGAGCGAGAGCGACGAGGTCGACGTCAGGAAACTCCGCGAGGAGGGCGACGCCGCCGCCGAGATCAGCGAGGGCATGGACGGCGTCAGTCCGCGGTTCATCGGCGACGAGATCGCCGAGGCGATCATGGACTCGATGCACCGCGATCGGGCGTTCCTCTCGCCGCTCGCGACGTTCACCCACCTCGAGGAGAACCTCGAAAACCACGGGTCGATTCCCGAAGACCGCTTCGACACCTACTACCGGTACCTCGAACTCGTCCGCGAGGAGTACCGCGAACGGGCGATCGAGGACGTCCGCCACGCGCTGGCCTACGACGTCGAGGAGATCCGCCGCCAGGGCGAGAAGTACATGGATCACGTGATGGCCTACATCGACGACGACACCGTCGAAGACGAGATTACCGGCCGCGAGCAGGAACCCGACGAGACGTTCCTCCGCAGCGTCGAGGAGAAGCTCGAGCTGCCCCGCGACCGCAAGGACGACTTCCGCCAGGAGGTCGCGAACTGGGTCTCACGGCGCGCCCGCGAGGGCGAGAGTTTCGATCCGCAGGACAACGACCGCCTGCGTCGGGCTCTGGAGCGCAAACTCTGGGAGGACAAGAAACACAACATCAACTTCTCGGCGCTGGTCGCCTCCGGCGAGATGAGCGAGGACGAACGCAGCGCCTGGATCGAAGCGCTGATCGATCAGGGCTACAGTCGCGACGGTGCCAGGGAGGTGCTGGAGTTCGCCGGCGCAGAGGTCGCCAAAAGCGAGATGGAAGAGTGA
- a CDS encoding DUF5820 family protein — MELASALPDGWSVWSEEAGRAVVVYRPGVFDSEAFPPPCLPTLYLTKGSRGRRPGRPEPAPDDPWYVTLSLEPDVTADRRRFDDRKVAVEETVELAKAFADGEFDYRSLYQVPRERYLDKLDELTGRGTNSTG, encoded by the coding sequence ATGGAACTGGCGAGTGCGCTGCCCGACGGGTGGTCGGTCTGGAGCGAGGAGGCGGGGCGGGCCGTGGTCGTCTACCGGCCGGGCGTCTTCGATAGCGAGGCGTTCCCGCCGCCGTGTCTGCCGACGCTGTATCTCACGAAGGGGTCGCGTGGTCGCCGTCCAGGCAGACCCGAACCGGCTCCGGACGATCCCTGGTACGTGACGCTGTCGCTGGAGCCGGACGTGACGGCCGATCGCCGGCGGTTCGACGACCGCAAGGTAGCGGTCGAGGAAACGGTCGAACTGGCGAAAGCCTTCGCCGACGGCGAGTTCGACTACCGGTCGCTGTATCAGGTCCCGCGCGAGCGATACCTCGATAAACTCGACGAGCTGACGGGACGTGGGACAAATTCGACGGGCTGA
- a CDS encoding UPF0179 family protein gives MAQLTLVGTRLAEVGQTFVYQGPAEACEGCPYRDQCLNLTAGRKYEIVTVRENASVLDCGVHDTGVQAVEVEPASIRANVASKGAYAGSKSQLEGPCPYTDCPSHEYCEPAGAEFDEQYTIDEVFGEPPHDYCMLDRDLTLVEFAPPDDA, from the coding sequence ATGGCTCAGCTCACGCTCGTCGGCACGCGCCTGGCGGAGGTCGGTCAGACGTTCGTCTATCAGGGGCCTGCCGAGGCCTGTGAGGGGTGTCCCTACCGCGATCAGTGTCTCAACCTCACCGCGGGCCGCAAGTACGAGATCGTCACAGTCAGAGAGAACGCCAGCGTGCTCGACTGTGGCGTCCACGACACCGGCGTGCAGGCCGTCGAGGTCGAACCCGCTTCGATCCGGGCGAACGTCGCCTCGAAGGGCGCTTACGCCGGGAGCAAGTCCCAGCTCGAAGGGCCCTGCCCGTACACGGACTGCCCCAGCCACGAGTACTGCGAGCCCGCCGGTGCCGAGTTCGACGAGCAGTACACGATCGACGAGGTGTTCGGCGAGCCGCCACACGACTACTGTATGCTGGATCGGGACCTGACGCTCGTCGAGTTCGCGCCCCCTGACGACGCTTGA
- a CDS encoding M14 family metallopeptidase, with product MRIEQLGTGEPAVAVVGAIHGDEPCGVTAIDRLLASDPPIERPVKLIVANERALAAEQRYCEEDLNRTFPGDPDGSTHESRLAAELTAELDGCTTLALHSTQSYEEPFAIVEQAGGRSEELARRLPVDAIVETGPFDDGRLFQSVETLVEVEAGYQGSTVAADNATRIVREFLRATGVLADQPPLEPHEKDVYRLDDVVPKREAEKYEVCVSNFERVEAGDAFAAADGERVVADEPFYPVLLSAYGYEDVFGYTAKKRDSSA from the coding sequence ATGCGGATAGAACAGCTCGGCACCGGCGAACCGGCCGTCGCCGTCGTCGGGGCCATCCACGGTGACGAGCCCTGTGGCGTGACGGCGATCGATCGCCTCCTGGCGTCTGACCCTCCCATCGAGCGACCGGTAAAGTTGATCGTCGCGAACGAGCGAGCGCTGGCGGCCGAACAGCGCTACTGCGAGGAGGACCTCAACCGGACGTTTCCGGGCGATCCCGACGGTTCGACACACGAGTCTCGGCTCGCGGCCGAGCTGACGGCCGAGCTCGACGGCTGTACGACGCTGGCGCTGCACTCGACGCAGTCCTACGAGGAGCCGTTCGCGATCGTCGAACAGGCGGGCGGCCGGTCGGAGGAACTGGCGCGTCGGCTGCCGGTCGATGCGATCGTCGAGACCGGCCCGTTCGACGACGGGCGACTGTTCCAGTCTGTCGAGACGCTCGTCGAGGTCGAGGCCGGCTATCAGGGGTCGACGGTCGCCGCGGACAACGCCACCCGGATCGTCCGGGAGTTCCTGCGGGCGACCGGCGTGCTGGCTGACCAACCGCCGCTCGAACCGCACGAGAAAGACGTCTACAGGCTCGACGACGTCGTCCCGAAACGAGAGGCAGAGAAATACGAGGTCTGCGTCTCGAACTTCGAGCGCGTCGAGGCCGGCGACGCCTTCGCCGCGGCCGACGGCGAGCGCGTCGTCGCCGACGAACCGTTCTACCCCGTGTTGCTGTCTGCGTACGGCTACGAGGACGTCTTCGGGTACACGGCGAAAAAGCGGGACAGTTCCGCCTAG
- a CDS encoding methyl-accepting chemotaxis protein codes for MSESNIDRDIDRDIDELKENIDRSAGYDHEAASEIQTSVAKLEDSSVEIAEQADYIKELTAEQYRGIDKVSDEISNLSAAVEEVASSTQQVSSSSQEAERLAERGQGVADETIDVMESIREASESVSEDVRTIQESVEEIDEVVEIINDIADQTNMLALNASIEAARAGEAGEGFGVVADEVKSLAEQAQQEATRIEEMVADIQGDTENAVASLEENNEEIERGLDSVGEAVDILEELGEAVQEINAGIQEVADATDEQAASAEEIASMVDQSTTNAEEIADEVERIVVEIDDQTGQIVDINQAVDDLVEDLARNTATADD; via the coding sequence ATGTCTGAATCAAATATCGATCGAGACATCGACCGGGATATCGACGAACTCAAGGAGAATATCGACCGGAGCGCGGGATACGACCACGAGGCCGCGAGCGAGATCCAGACTTCGGTTGCGAAATTGGAAGACTCCTCGGTCGAGATCGCCGAACAGGCGGACTACATCAAGGAACTCACCGCCGAACAGTATCGGGGGATCGACAAGGTCTCCGACGAGATATCGAATCTCAGTGCGGCCGTCGAAGAGGTGGCCTCCTCGACGCAGCAGGTCTCGTCGTCCAGTCAGGAGGCCGAGCGGCTCGCCGAACGGGGGCAAGGCGTCGCCGACGAGACGATCGACGTGATGGAATCGATCAGAGAGGCGTCCGAGAGCGTCAGCGAAGACGTCCGAACGATCCAGGAAAGCGTCGAAGAAATCGATGAGGTCGTCGAAATTATCAACGATATCGCCGACCAGACGAACATGCTGGCACTGAACGCCTCGATCGAGGCTGCTCGTGCGGGTGAGGCCGGTGAGGGGTTCGGCGTCGTCGCTGACGAGGTGAAATCGCTGGCCGAGCAGGCCCAACAGGAGGCTACCAGGATAGAAGAGATGGTCGCGGACATCCAGGGCGATACCGAGAACGCCGTCGCCAGTCTCGAAGAGAACAACGAGGAGATCGAACGCGGACTCGACAGCGTCGGCGAGGCCGTCGACATCCTCGAAGAGCTCGGCGAGGCGGTTCAGGAAATCAACGCCGGGATCCAGGAGGTCGCTGATGCCACCGACGAGCAGGCCGCCTCGGCCGAGGAGATCGCCAGTATGGTCGATCAGTCGACGACTAACGCCGAGGAGATCGCAGACGAGGTCGAGCGGATCGTCGTCGAGATCGACGACCAGACCGGACAGATCGTCGATATCAATCAGGCTGTCGACGACCTCGTCGAGGATCTCGCCCGCAACACTGCCACAGCCGACGACTAG
- a CDS encoding adenosylhomocysteinase gives MTGASISEQLEDVESAVESGRKKIDWARQHMSIVESLREDFEADQPLAGETVAMAMHVEATTAVLTEALAAAGAEVAITGCNPLSTHDDVSAALDAHENITSYAKRGVDDEAYYDAMHSVIDHDPTITVDDGADLVFLVHEEYPELIDSIIGGCEETTTGVHRLRAMDDDGALEYPMFAVNDTPMKRLFDNVHGTGEASMVAIELTTNLSIAGKTVVVGGYGQCGKGVAKKASGMNADVIVTEIDPRQALEAHMEGFEVTTMDEAARDGDIFVTTTGNRDVITEQHFEVMQDGVLLANAGHFDVEINLEHLESMAEEVVEARDGVTGYVMPDGRQLNVLAEGRLVNLAAPKAEGHPVEVMDQSFGIQAVAAREMATNGDQYDAGVHEIPDRLDREVAEIKLDAEGIEIDELTPEQREYMDSWQHGT, from the coding sequence ATGACAGGAGCGTCTATCTCCGAGCAGCTCGAAGACGTCGAGTCAGCAGTCGAATCAGGGCGCAAGAAGATCGACTGGGCCCGCCAGCACATGTCAATCGTCGAGTCGCTTCGCGAGGACTTCGAGGCCGACCAGCCACTGGCCGGCGAGACGGTCGCAATGGCGATGCACGTCGAGGCCACAACGGCCGTCCTGACGGAGGCACTGGCGGCCGCGGGGGCGGAGGTCGCGATCACGGGGTGTAACCCGCTGTCGACTCACGACGACGTGAGCGCGGCGCTTGACGCACACGAGAACATCACCTCCTACGCCAAGCGCGGCGTCGACGACGAGGCCTACTACGACGCGATGCACAGCGTGATCGACCACGACCCGACCATCACCGTCGACGACGGGGCAGACCTGGTCTTTCTCGTCCACGAGGAGTATCCCGAGTTGATCGACTCGATCATCGGCGGCTGTGAGGAGACGACCACGGGCGTCCACCGCCTGCGGGCGATGGACGATGACGGCGCGCTCGAGTATCCGATGTTCGCCGTCAACGACACGCCGATGAAGCGACTGTTCGACAACGTCCACGGGACCGGCGAGGCCTCGATGGTCGCGATCGAGCTCACGACGAACCTCTCGATCGCCGGCAAGACCGTCGTCGTCGGCGGCTACGGCCAGTGTGGCAAGGGCGTCGCCAAGAAGGCCTCGGGTATGAACGCCGACGTGATCGTCACTGAAATCGACCCGCGCCAGGCACTGGAAGCCCACATGGAGGGCTTCGAGGTCACGACGATGGACGAGGCCGCACGGGACGGCGACATCTTCGTGACGACGACCGGCAACCGCGACGTCATCACCGAACAGCACTTCGAGGTCATGCAGGACGGTGTGTTGCTGGCCAACGCCGGCCACTTCGACGTCGAGATCAACCTCGAGCACCTCGAATCGATGGCTGAAGAGGTTGTCGAGGCGCGCGACGGAGTCACCGGCTACGTCATGCCCGACGGTCGCCAGCTCAACGTCCTCGCGGAGGGACGGCTGGTCAACCTCGCCGCGCCGAAAGCCGAGGGCCACCCGGTCGAAGTGATGGACCAGAGCTTCGGGATCCAGGCGGTCGCCGCCCGGGAGATGGCGACCAATGGCGACCAGTACGACGCCGGCGTCCACGAGATTCCCGACCGACTCGACCGCGAGGTTGCGGAGATCAAACTGGACGCGGAAGGCATCGAGATCGACGAGCTAACCCCGGAACAGCGCGAGTACATGGACTCCTGGCAGCACGGGACCTAG